The Synergistaceae bacterium DNA window CGTAGTGTTCGATACAGCTTTTCACCAGACTATGCCCGATTATGCTTATATGTATGGCTTGCCCTATGAATTTTACGAGACTCACAGAGTCAGACGCTACGGAGCACACGGAACGAGTCATCATTTTGTCGCGCTTAGGACGGCTGAAATTCTCGGCAAAGATCTGAAAGATTTAAAAATGGTAACTTGTCATTTAGGTAATGGGAGCTCAATTAGTGCCGTCAAAAATGGGAAGTGTATAGATACTTCAATGGGATTAACGCCCCTTGCTGGAGTCTTAATGGGAACTAGAACCGGCGACATGGATCCCGCTTGTGTGCCTTTCGTTCAGAACATCACGAAATATTCAGCCGACGAAATGAATAATTTCATGAACAAGAAGAGCGGATTATTAGGAATTTCCGGAGTCAGCAGTGATTTACGTGACGTGGAAGACGCAGCAAATAAAGGCAATGAGCGCGCAAAACTTGCTATAAACATGCTCGAATACGGCATAAAGAAATATATCGGAGCTTATACGGTCGCTATGGAAGGTCTTGACGTGTTAGTTTTTACGGCAGGTATAGGCGAGAACAGCGCGGCAACTCGTGAGGCAGTCTGCAAAGGTCTTGAATTCATGGGCGTAAAAATTGACCCCGCAAAAAATAATATCCGCGGAAAAGAGGCTATCGTAAGCACTGATGACTCAAAAGTTAAAGTCTTAGTCGTTCCTACAAATGAAGAATTAATGATAGCACGCGAAACAAAGAGAGTAGCTTTTGAATAAATTATTTAGTGATTCACAGAAAGCAATAATAAATCTTCCTGCAAGAAATGATAACGAGACAGAAAATAATTTCTCGTTTGACTTTCCTGCGGGGAGTCTTGATATTTCGAGACAGGAATTTATATTCCCGTCGGGCTTGCATGTTGACTCGTGCGTTAAATGGCTTGAGGAGTCTTTATTGCTCGTAAAAATTGCTGTTTCCTGCGAGATTCAATCAGAGTGCGCCCGCTGTCTTAAACCTGTTAATCTTGAAATATCCGGCGATTTAATGTATCTTTATTATTCGCATGGTAATACGGCCTTCGATGAGTTCGGCGATTCTTATGATGAATATATGCCCGTTGAAGTAGAATATTTTGCGCGGGTTCTTGATATAATGCCGCAGATTAGAGAGAGCGTTTATACATTGCTTCCGACTAAGATTTTATGTAAAGAAGACTGCGCGGGGTTGTGTCCTGAATGCGGAGCGGATTTGAATCTAGGCAAATGTTCATGTGTAAAGCAAATTGCAGATCCAAGGCTCGAATCATTGCGAAATTTTGTCATTGAATGAGTATAATATAATATAGTAAGTGAAATTTTATAGGGGGATTTATTAACATGGCAACACCCAAA harbors:
- a CDS encoding acetate kinase — its product is MKILVINCGSSSLKYQLFDMENESVSAKGLVDRIAIDGSNITHRKTGADPFKIETPIKDHKAAMNLVLEALLDKDHGVLKSLDEISAAGHRIVSGGDYFKEAVLVNAEVMDALKKCIPLAPLHNPGHIMGIEAIQHALPKLPNVVVFDTAFHQTMPDYAYMYGLPYEFYETHRVRRYGAHGTSHHFVALRTAEILGKDLKDLKMVTCHLGNGSSISAVKNGKCIDTSMGLTPLAGVLMGTRTGDMDPACVPFVQNITKYSADEMNNFMNKKSGLLGISGVSSDLRDVEDAANKGNERAKLAINMLEYGIKKYIGAYTVAMEGLDVLVFTAGIGENSAATREAVCKGLEFMGVKIDPAKNNIRGKEAIVSTDDSKVKVLVVPTNEELMIARETKRVAFE
- a CDS encoding DUF177 domain-containing protein; its protein translation is MNKLFSDSQKAIINLPARNDNETENNFSFDFPAGSLDISRQEFIFPSGLHVDSCVKWLEESLLLVKIAVSCEIQSECARCLKPVNLEISGDLMYLYYSHGNTAFDEFGDSYDEYMPVEVEYFARVLDIMPQIRESVYTLLPTKILCKEDCAGLCPECGADLNLGKCSCVKQIADPRLESLRNFVIE